Proteins from a single region of Ischnura elegans chromosome 2, ioIscEleg1.1, whole genome shotgun sequence:
- the LOC124173965 gene encoding uncharacterized protein LOC124173965, with the protein MARASTKSPAVSRILRRTSLALVRERIHDKRRLLDCNAKKLMALHLRIASVLSPLDWEFIDRVTTAMGEILLEKEKIRQKSKYDRLPKSKPVAPPLDPKRVVINLTNESFNEATFTALSKGLHFAPAPKTIPYLDYVGGIENAVRKLPDDLAEEVRVEVSYVLSRAVPPKPNISREERSAIRALRGNEEVTILPADKGNAK; encoded by the coding sequence ATGGCTCGTGCGTCCACTAAGTCACCAGCAGTGAGCCGCATTCTAAGAAGAACCAGCTTGGCTTTGGTCCGTGAACGAATCCACGATAAGCGAAGACTTTTGGACTGCAACGCAAAGAAACTTATGGCACTACATCTTCGAATTGCATCGGTTCTCTCTCCTCTGGACTGGGAATTTATTGACCGAGTCACTACTGCCATGGgagaaattttattggaaaaggagaaaataagacAGAAGAGTAAGTACGATCGCCTTCCAAAGTCTAAGCCTGTCGCTCCTCCATTGGACCCAAAACGTGTTGTTATTAATttgacaaatgaaagttttaacgaGGCAACTTTTACGGCATTGTCCAAGGGACTTCACTTTGCTCCAGCACCCAAGACTATCCCATATTTAGATTATGTAGGTGGAATAGAAAATGCTGTTCGTAAACTTCCGGATGATTTGGCCGAAGAAGTGAGGGTCGAAGTTTCCTATGTTTTAAGTCGGGCCGTCCCACCAAAACCTAATATATCCAGAGAGGAACGATCTGCCATCAGAGCCCTTCGTGGGAACGAGGAGGTTACTATCTTGCCAGCAGACAAGGGGAACGCCAAATAG